The genomic window ACATGGTGTCGTTATTTTCATAACAATAATTTATGTTTACGGGAACTCCGGATGCACAGTCCACAGTATAATTTGTTTGTTGTGTGGTTGTAAAGGTTACGGGTCCAGACCATGTAGAAAAACCATCTACTGCACCACAATCGGCACGTACATATACATCGTAGGTCGTTTCAAAATCCAAGCCTGTAAATTGTGTAGAGGTCACAGTTGCTGCAGACCCACTTCCAGTGGGTGCAGGATCGCCTGTTGGAACTATGATATATTCCCAAGAACTATTTCCTGTTGCTCCAGTCCAATCAAAATCAGCTGTCGAACCAGAAATATTAGAAATGGTCAGTGCTGTTGGAGGATAACAACTTGGTGCGGGTGCACAAGAGATTAAAATTTCATATCCAGGATCATTAGCAAACCCATCACTTTCAAACACAAAAGTCAAGGCGCCTGTAGCATCTGTTGATGAAACAGGATCTGGAACATTTGCTCCACTAAAGCTTCCTAATACATCTGAGGTTGCATCTGGTCCATTGTAAACCGTAAAGAAATCCCAATTTGCTTCCGTTTCAAAACTGATGAAGGTCAAAGTCACAAGATCTCCTGCAGTTTCAGGGTATATAGTGACAGTTATCGATTCATTACCTGAATAATCTCCAGTAGCGCCTCCAGAATCAAAAAGAGTATCTCCACAACCAGGAGCTGTGGTGAAGGCCAGTGGACCTACCCAATTGCTTGTGTTTCCATTGCCACAGTCTGCTTGTACATAAAAGTGATAAGTCGTATTGGACTCTAAACCACTCAAGTCATAAGCCATTGCTACAGTCGTATCTGTTGTCCCTGTTCCTTGTGTAAATCCAACAGGACCATATTCAATATTCCAAGCAGTTTCAGCATCTCCCAGTGTCCAGCTAATGTCTGCGGATGAAGTGGTAATCGCTTCTGCAATTGCTGCTCCAGGCTGCGTACAAGTGGGTGCCGTAATACAAATATTGTCAATAAGAGATTGATCTCCTGGTGCCGAGTAATCTGCGTCATATTTCCCACTGTGTTCAAGTCTTAAATCAAAACTTGTGCCTGCATAAGCACTTAAATCGTAGTATTGATTGACAAATGGATCTGAACTTTCAGTCGTTGGATTTAAAGTGGCTCCTATTTGTGCACCATCCACAGTCACTCTAAAGTTAGAGTAGTTGGGACCATAGCTATAAGTTTGTTTTAAATCAAAGGTCAAAACAACAATTGTTTCGGCAGTTGCATCTACAGTTATATTTACGGCTGATTGGTGTGTAATGTTTTCAACCCATGCTTCTGTTTCTGTTGTACTAGTACTTCCACCAGTCCATCCAGTTCCGGAATCACCACCAGTTAAAAGAATTCCAAAATCGGAGGCAAACGCCGCCGCTCCAGCATCCAAACTAGCATCCGCATAAATCTCTGAAGATAAAGCTGCATTGGCTCCTAAAACACCATCTTCAAAATCAAAACATCCCGGCATCGTAAAGGGAACCGGAAGTGTTGTAAAGCTCAAAGGACCTACCCATGCACTTGTGTCTCCATCGCCACAATCGGCTTGGACATAAAAATCATAAGTAGCGTTGTTGTCTAATCCAGTTAATGTAAAAGGATTTGAATTTGCTACAGTAGTAGTTCCTGCGCCTTGTACAAAATCAGCAGGACCATACTCTATATTCCAAAGGACTTCAGAGTTGTAAGCAGTCCAGCCTAGATCTACTGTAGTTGTTGTTGCATTTGTAGCGGTCACATCACTTACTTGAAGACAAGTAGGTGCTGGTGAGCAAGAGATTAAAATTTCATATCCAGGATCATTTACAGAACCATCACTATCAAACACAAAAGTCAAAGCCCCTGTTGGGTGTGAGGAGGTGATGGCGTCTGGTACAGTGGCACCGTCATATACACCTACTTCAGTTGCGCTCACATCGGGTCCATCATAAACAGTTAAGAAATCCCAATTAGCTTCTGTTTCAAAACTTAGGAAGGTAAACGTGACAAGATCTCCTGCATTATCAGGGTAATGGTGACGGTTGTGAATTCATTACTTGCATAATTTCCAGTAGCCCCTCCAGAATCGTACATAGTGTCTCCACAAAGATACGATGTTGCGAACGCTACAGGACCTCTCCAATCACTTGGTTCCGTACCGTCACAAATGGCTCTTACAAATACTTCATAATCTGTTGCAGAGTTCAATCCAGTAATTGTAAAAGGATTTGTTGTGATTGCAATTCCTGCAGTGGTTGGTTCACCAGTACCTTGAGCTTGTATCACATACTCCCAAGCAGTTTCTCCATTATTTGCAGTCCATGAAATATCAGCGGTACTTCCCGTAGCTGTTGACACCACCAAATCACTTACTTGAAGACAAGAAGGTGCTGGGGAGCAAGAGATTAAAATTTCATATCCAGAACGATTTGCAGACCCATCACTATCAAACACAAAAGTCAAAGCCCCTGTTGGGTGTGAGGAGGTGATGGCGTCTGGTACAGTGGCACCGTCATATACACCTACTTCAGTTGCGCTCACATCGGGTCCATCATAAACAGTTAAGAAATCCCAATTAGCTTCTGTTTCAAAACTTAGGAAGGTAAAGGTCACAAGATCTCCTGCATTGTCAGGATATACGGTGACGGTTGTTAATTCATTACTTGCATAATCTCCAGTAGCACCACCAGAGTCATATAGTGTGTCTCCACATGCAGGACTTGTTGTAAAGTTTACAGGCCCTCTCCAAGGACTTGAATCAGTGGCATCACAAATGGCTCTTACAAATACTTCATAATCTGTTGCAGAGTTCAATCCAGTAATTGTAAAAGGATTTGTTGTGATTGCAATTCCTGCAGTGGTTGGTTCACCAGTGCCTTGAGCTTGTATCACATACTCCCAAGCAGTTTCTCCATTATTTGCAGTCCATGAAATATCAGCGGTACTTCCCGTAGCTGTTGACACCACCAAATCACTTACTTGAAGACAAGAAGGTGCTGGGGAGCAAGAGATTAAAATTTCATATCCAGAACGATTTGCAGACCCATCACTATCAAACACAAAAGTCAAAGCCCCTGTTGGGTGTGAGGAGGTGATGGCGTCTGGTACAGTGGCACCGTCATATACACCTACTTCAGTTGCGCTCACATCGGGTCCATCATAAACAGTTAAGAAATCCCAATTAGCTTCTGTTTCAAAACTTAGGAAGGTAAAGGTCACAAGATCTCCTGTAGTATCAGGGTAAATGGTGACGGTTGTTAATTCATTACTTGCATAATCTCCAGTAGCGCCTCCAGAATCATAAAGCGTATCTCCACAACCAGGACTTGTCGTGAATTCTACAGGGCCTACCCAATTACTTGTAGAATCCCCACAATCTGCTTGCACATAAAAGTGATAGGTTGTATTGGAATCCAGTCCAGTTAAGTTATAGGCTGTCGTTGTTACAGTACCTGTAGTACCTGTTCCTTGTGTAAATCCAGCAGGACCATATTCAATATTCCAGGTGGTTTCAGTAGCACCTAGTGTCCAGCTCATATCTGCCGACGATGCTGTAACAGCGGTCGCGGTCGCTGCACTAGGCTGCGTACAACTTGGTGCCGTAATACATATATTGTCAATTAGAGATTGATCTCCTGGTGCGGAGTAAGCTGCGTTATATTTACCACTGTGTTCTAGTTTTAAATTAAAACTCGTTCCTGCATAGGCACTTAAATCGTAGTATTGATTGACAAAAGAATCTGCACCTGCTGTAGTAGGATTTAAAGTTCCACCAATTTGCGTGCCATTTGCCGTGACTCTAAAGTTAGAGTACTTAGCACCATAGCTATAGGTTTGTTTTAAATCAAAAGTCAGAACAACAACGGTTTCTGCAGTTGCATCTACAGTAATACTCACTGCCGATTGGTGTGTAACGTTGTCAACCCATGCTTCTGTTTCTGTGGTATCAGAACTTCCACCAGTCCATCCAGTTCCGGAATCACCACCAGTTAAAAGAATTCCAAAATCGGAAGCAAAGGCCGCCGCTCCAGCGTCTAAGCTTGCATCCGAATATATATCGGACGATAAACCTGCATTTGCACCTAAAGCACCCGTTTCAAAATCAAAACATCCGGGCATCGTAAAGGGTACTGGAAGGGTTGTAAAACTAACCATCCCCCAAGTACTTTCGGTGTCTCCACAATCGGTTCTAATATATAAGTCATAGCCAGTATTTGCATAACAGCCTGTAATTGTTAGTGGATTGTCTGTAGTGTCAGTCCCTGTTTCTGTAGGAGTCTCACCCGTAAGAACCAATTCATATTGCCATGCTGCATCTCCGGCTTCAGCTGTCCAAGAGATTGTGGCTCCGACATCAGTAGTACTGTCAACAGTAAGTGCTGTAGGCGCTACACAACTTGGGCAAGATGCCGTAATTGTGCCAGTTGTAATAGAAGATTCAGCTCCAGATAAAACAAAGGTTCCTGTTGAATCAAGAATTTCATAACTAGTTTCATATGCGAACCCTCCGCCACCAAGCCATTCTGTAGTGACATCAGCTCCATCGGTTACCGCAAAAGGTAAAATGAGTTCTGAGCCACCAGCTGGGATGGTTACTCCAGTAAGTACAAGAGCGCCATTAACCGAAACATTCATAGTGTTTCCGTTCCATCCATCTCCGTAAGAATCAATCATTTTTAGTGAGTAGTCGCATTGACCAAAAGAAATTAGCGTGCAGAAAAAGACCGCTAATGCGTAAGTAATATCTTTCATAATGTTAAATTGGTTAGACAGTGAAGTTAGTTGTTTTTTTTAAGTTACATTTAATTCAATCTAATAAAATCGATTAAACACATATAAAATCGATTAAGCACATAAAACCGAATTCCGAACTTCCCTAAATATTTAAATTTTGGATGATTCAGTCTAGCTATTAATTTTTACCTTTGACCAATACGTTTATATGATTGAGAAAAAAGTTATCGGCTTAGAAAAAGCTGTTTTAATAGGAGTAATTACAAAATTACAAGATGAAACTAAGTCCGAAGAATACTTAGAGGAACTTGAATTTCTGACCTATACAGCTGGTGGGGAAGTGCTCAGACGTTTCACTCAAAAAATGGACAAGCCGAATCCCAAAACCTTTATTGGAACGGGTAAAATGGAAGAGTTGCGTCTCTATATAGAGGAGCATAAAGTAGGAACTGCCATTTTTGATGACGAGTTATCGTCCGCTCAAGAACGTAATATTAGTAAAATATTAAACTGTAAAGTCTTAGACCGTACCAACCTTATACTGGATATTTTTGCACAACGTGCACAAACAAGTTATGCCCGTACTCAGGTAGAATTGGCACAGTGCGAATATTTATTACCCCGATTAAAAGGAATGTGGACACACCTTGAACGTCAAAAAGGAGGTATTGGAATGCGCGGACCAGGGGAAACGGAAATTGAAACGGACCGTCGTATTGTAAGAGAGAAAA from Formosa sp. Hel1_33_131 includes these protein-coding regions:
- a CDS encoding fibronectin type III domain-containing protein, yielding MKDITYALAVFFCTLISFGQCDYSLKMIDSYGDGWNGNTMNVSVNGALVLTGVTIPAGGSELILPFAVTDGADVTTEWLGGGGFAYETSYEILDSTGTFVLSGAESSITTGTITASCPSCVAPTALTVDSTTDVGATISWTAEAGDAAWQYELVLTGETPTETGTDTTDNPLTITGCYANTGYDLYIRTDCGDTESTWGMVSFTTLPVPFTMPGCFDFETGALGANAGLSSDIYSDASLDAGAAAFASDFGILLTGGDSGTGWTGGSSDTTETEAWVDNVTHQSAVSITVDATAETVVVLTFDLKQTYSYGAKYSNFRVTANGTQIGGTLNPTTAGADSFVNQYYDLSAYAGTSFNLKLEHSGKYNAAYSAPGDQSLIDNICITAPSCTQPSAATATAVTASSADMSWTLGATETTWNIEYGPAGFTQGTGTTGTVTTTAYNLTGLDSNTTYHFYVQADCGDSTSNWVGPVEFTTSPGCGDTLYDSGGATGDYASNELTTVTIYPDTTGDLVTFTFLSFETEANWDFLTVYDGPDVSATEVGVYDGATVPDAITSSHPTGALTFVFDSDGSANRSGYEILISCSPAPSCLQVSDLVVSTATGSTADISWTANNGETAWEYVIQAQGTGEPTTAGIAITTNPFTITGLNSATDYEVFVRAICDATDSSPWRGPVNFTTSPACGDTLYDSGGATGDYASNELTTVTVYPDNAGDLVTFTFLSFETEANWDFLTVYDGPDVSATEVGVYDGATVPDAITSSHPTGALTFVFDSDGSANRSGYEILISCSPAPSCLQVSDLVVSTATGSTADISWTANNGETAWEYVIQAQGTGEPTTAGIAITTNPFTITGLNSATDYEVFVRAICDGTEPSDWRGPVAFATSYLCGDTMYDSGGATGNYASNEFTTVTITLIMQEILSRLPS